A window from Intestinimonas massiliensis (ex Afouda et al. 2020) encodes these proteins:
- a CDS encoding ABC transporter ATP-binding protein, with protein MLEIRHLSYQVTDEAGGELGILNDVSLTISDNRFVVITGPNGGGKTTLAKAIMGLVQPTSGQILWNGEDVTGLSVTERARRGISYGFQQPPRFKGLKVKDLLELASGKGLTHEEECQFLTRVGLCANDYIDREVDTSLSGGEVKRIEIATILARKAGLMIFDEPEAGIDLWSFARLTETFQQLHDAKDATLVVISHQERIINLADEIVMVSGGQITQYGPKEEIFPLILANTVTGCSYMNEGAMK; from the coding sequence ATGCTTGAAATCAGGCATCTATCCTATCAGGTGACGGACGAGGCCGGCGGCGAGCTGGGCATCCTCAACGACGTGTCTCTCACCATCTCCGACAACCGATTTGTGGTCATCACCGGCCCCAACGGCGGCGGCAAGACCACCCTGGCCAAGGCCATCATGGGCCTGGTACAGCCCACCTCCGGACAGATCCTGTGGAACGGGGAGGATGTGACCGGCCTTTCCGTCACCGAGCGGGCCCGCAGGGGCATCAGCTACGGCTTTCAGCAGCCCCCCCGGTTCAAGGGCCTGAAGGTGAAGGACCTGCTGGAGCTGGCCTCCGGCAAGGGCCTGACTCACGAGGAGGAGTGCCAGTTCCTCACCCGTGTGGGTCTGTGCGCCAACGACTATATTGACCGGGAGGTGGACACCTCCCTCTCCGGCGGCGAGGTCAAGCGCATCGAGATCGCCACCATCCTGGCCCGGAAGGCCGGACTCATGATCTTTGACGAGCCCGAGGCCGGCATCGACCTGTGGTCCTTTGCCCGGCTCACCGAGACCTTCCAGCAGCTCCATGACGCGAAGGACGCCACGCTGGTGGTCATCTCCCACCAGGAGCGCATCATTAACCTGGCCGACGAGATCGTCATGGTCTCCGGCGGCCAGATCACCCAGTACGGGCCCAAGGAGGAGATTTTCCCCTTGATCCTGGCCAACACTGTCACCGGGTGCAGCTATATGAACGAGGGGGCGATGAAGTGA